From Micromonospora nigra, one genomic window encodes:
- the hflX gene encoding GTPase HflX, with amino-acid sequence MRDQETYEPFEDDELTATTGEFELSERQALRRVPGLSTELTDITEVEYRQLRLERVVLVGVWTEGTQDDADNSLAELAALAETAGSQVLEGLIQRRNRPDPATYVGRGKVDDLGAVVLSTGADTVICDGELSPSQLRNLEQRTKVKVVDRTALILDIFAQHAKSKEGKAQVELAQLEYLLPRLRGWGESLSRQTGGSGRGGGAGGGVGLRGPGETKLETDRRRIRTRIARLRREIKGMRTVRETKRARRARNAVPSVAIAGYTNAGKSSLLNRLTGAGVLVENALFATLDPTTRKATTSDGRLYTLSDTVGFVRHLPHQIVEAFRSTLEEVAESDLVVHVVDGTHPDPEEQVRAVREVLAEVGADRLPELLVVNKTDAADEETLLRLKRLWPEAVFVSAHKGRGLAALRDTIEQRLPRPAVEVRAVLPYDRGDLVARVHRQGEVLSTAHLPEGTLLHVRVGEALAAELAPYRAGAEQPVTASA; translated from the coding sequence TTGCGAGACCAGGAGACCTACGAACCGTTCGAGGACGACGAGCTGACGGCCACCACGGGCGAGTTCGAGCTGTCGGAGCGGCAGGCGCTGCGGCGGGTCCCCGGCCTCTCGACCGAGCTCACCGACATCACCGAGGTCGAGTACCGGCAGCTCCGGCTGGAGCGGGTCGTGCTCGTCGGAGTGTGGACCGAGGGCACGCAGGACGACGCCGACAACTCGTTGGCCGAGCTGGCGGCGCTGGCCGAGACGGCCGGCTCGCAGGTGCTCGAGGGGCTGATCCAGCGGCGCAACCGGCCCGACCCGGCCACCTACGTCGGCCGGGGCAAGGTCGACGACCTGGGCGCCGTGGTGCTGTCGACCGGCGCCGACACGGTGATCTGTGACGGTGAGCTGTCGCCGTCGCAGCTGCGCAACCTGGAGCAGCGCACCAAGGTCAAGGTGGTCGACCGCACCGCCCTGATCCTCGACATCTTCGCCCAGCACGCCAAGAGCAAGGAGGGTAAGGCGCAGGTCGAGCTGGCCCAGCTCGAATACCTGCTGCCCCGCCTGCGCGGTTGGGGTGAGTCGCTGTCCCGGCAGACCGGTGGTTCCGGTCGCGGCGGCGGCGCCGGTGGCGGTGTGGGCCTGCGCGGTCCCGGTGAGACCAAGCTGGAGACCGACCGGCGGCGCATCCGCACCCGCATCGCGCGGCTGCGCCGGGAGATCAAGGGCATGCGGACGGTACGCGAGACCAAGCGCGCCCGCCGTGCCCGCAACGCGGTGCCCTCGGTCGCCATCGCCGGCTACACCAACGCCGGCAAGTCCAGCCTGCTCAACCGGCTCACCGGCGCGGGCGTCCTGGTGGAGAACGCGCTGTTCGCCACGCTCGACCCGACCACCCGCAAGGCCACCACGTCCGACGGGCGGCTCTACACCCTGTCGGACACGGTGGGCTTCGTCCGGCACCTGCCGCACCAGATCGTCGAGGCGTTCCGTTCGACGCTGGAGGAGGTCGCCGAGTCGGATCTTGTGGTGCACGTCGTCGACGGCACCCATCCCGACCCCGAGGAGCAGGTCCGGGCGGTCCGCGAGGTGTTGGCCGAGGTCGGCGCCGACCGGCTGCCGGAGCTGCTGGTGGTCAACAAGACCGACGCCGCCGACGAGGAGACCCTGCTGCGGCTCAAGCGCCTGTGGCCGGAGGCGGTGTTCGTCTCCGCGCACAAGGGGCGGGGGCTCGCCGCGCTCCGCGACACGATCGAGCAACGGCTGCCCCGCCCCGCGGTCGAGGTGCGCGCCGTGCTGCCCTACGACCGGGGCGACCTGGTGGCCCGGGTGCACCGGCAGGGCGAGGTGCTCAGCACCGCCCACCTGCCGGAAGGCACGCTGCTGCACGTGCGGGTGGGGGAGGCGCTCGCCGCCGAGCTGGCACCGTACCGGGCCGGCGCGGAGCAGCCGGTCACGGCCTCCGCGTAG
- a CDS encoding DUF5522 domain-containing protein has translation MSGERLPLAPRALTEPHPSRLSPEHPDQERILAAHTAALAAGDAGYTDPATGLFVLTAGFLARRGTCCGRGCRHCPYVDDPPAR, from the coding sequence GTGAGTGGAGAGCGCCTGCCGCTGGCACCTCGGGCCCTGACCGAGCCGCATCCGTCCCGGCTGTCGCCCGAGCACCCCGACCAGGAGCGGATCCTCGCCGCGCACACCGCCGCGCTGGCCGCCGGCGACGCCGGTTACACCGACCCGGCCACCGGTCTGTTCGTGCTCACCGCCGGCTTCCTGGCCCGCCGGGGCACCTGCTGCGGGCGAGGATGCCGGCACTGCCCGTACGTCGACGACCCACCTGCGCGGTGA
- a CDS encoding sulfurtransferase: MSGTDDPLVEAEDLAAELDRADPPTLLDVRWRLAGPPGGEDYAAGHLPGAVFVDLDTALCGPPGPAGRHPLPDPAALQSALRAAGVRTDHPVVVYDGGDGMSAARAWWTLRWAGHRPVRLLHGGWPAWVAAGLPTSTRVLAPAPGDVRVRPGALPVLDADRAAALAAADDAVLLDVRAAARYRGETEPVDPVAGHVPGAVNLPAGEYVADGRFPAVGALRERFAAAGVVEGRPVGAYCGSGVTAAQAVLALHLAGRPDAGLYVGSWSEWVADPERPVATGPTTGS, from the coding sequence ATGTCCGGAACCGACGATCCGCTGGTCGAGGCCGAAGACCTCGCGGCCGAGCTCGACCGTGCCGACCCGCCCACCCTGCTCGACGTCCGCTGGCGGCTCGCCGGGCCGCCCGGCGGCGAGGACTACGCCGCCGGGCACCTGCCCGGCGCGGTCTTCGTCGACCTGGACACCGCCCTGTGCGGGCCGCCCGGCCCGGCCGGCCGGCACCCGCTGCCCGACCCGGCCGCGTTGCAGTCGGCGCTGCGGGCCGCCGGGGTGCGGACCGATCACCCCGTCGTCGTGTACGACGGCGGTGACGGCATGTCCGCCGCCCGTGCCTGGTGGACGCTGCGCTGGGCCGGGCACCGGCCGGTGCGGCTGCTGCACGGTGGCTGGCCCGCCTGGGTGGCCGCCGGCCTGCCCACCTCCACGCGGGTCCTCGCCCCGGCCCCGGGCGACGTGCGGGTACGCCCCGGCGCGTTGCCCGTGCTCGACGCCGACCGGGCCGCCGCGCTCGCCGCGGCCGACGACGCCGTCCTGCTCGACGTACGCGCCGCGGCCCGTTACCGGGGCGAGACCGAACCGGTCGATCCCGTCGCCGGGCACGTGCCCGGTGCGGTGAACCTGCCGGCCGGCGAGTACGTGGCCGACGGCCGGTTCCCGGCCGTCGGGGCGCTGCGGGAGCGGTTCGCCGCCGCCGGGGTCGTCGAGGGCCGTCCCGTGGGGGCGTACTGCGGGTCGGGGGTGACCGCCGCGCAGGCGGTGCTCGCCCTGCACCTGGCCGGTCGCCCCGACGCCGGGCTCTACGTCGGCTCGTGGAGCGAGTGGGTGGCCGACCCGGAGCGGCCGGTGGCGACGGGCCCGACAACCGGGTCGTGA
- a CDS encoding acetoin utilization protein AcuC: MSDDTVVVWDEALLAYDLGDHPLDPVRVELTVALARELGVLQRPGVRLVVPEPADDETLARVHDVRYLGAVRIAPRDPLFAGFGLGTSDNPVFDGMHESSALIAGASVAAAEAVWRGEARRAVNVAGGLHHAMPARAAGFCVYNDPAVAIARLLDLGAQRVAYVDVDVHHGDGVQQIFWNDPRVLTVSLHETPLALFPGTGFPDETGGPGAEGSAVNVPLPPGIDDAGWQRAFHAIVPSVLRAFRPQILVTQCGADAHRNDPLADLHLSVDGQRATYLALRALADELCEGRWVATGGGGYALVEVVPRAWTHLLAVATGAPLDPATLTPPAWRALAAARRPGHEVPLRMTDGVDPRHEPWQPTGEPTAVDRAIAATRKAVFPLLGLDPHDPRD, encoded by the coding sequence ATGTCCGACGACACGGTGGTGGTGTGGGACGAGGCACTGCTCGCCTACGACCTCGGTGACCATCCGCTCGACCCGGTGCGGGTGGAGCTGACCGTCGCGCTCGCCCGGGAACTGGGCGTTCTGCAGCGGCCCGGGGTGCGGCTGGTCGTGCCCGAGCCGGCCGACGACGAGACTCTGGCCCGGGTGCACGACGTCCGCTACCTCGGCGCGGTGCGGATCGCGCCCCGCGACCCGTTGTTCGCCGGGTTCGGCCTGGGCACCTCCGACAACCCGGTGTTCGACGGCATGCACGAGTCGAGCGCGCTGATCGCCGGCGCCAGCGTGGCCGCCGCCGAGGCGGTGTGGCGGGGCGAGGCCCGCCGCGCCGTCAACGTGGCCGGAGGGCTGCACCACGCCATGCCGGCCCGGGCGGCCGGGTTCTGCGTCTACAACGACCCGGCGGTCGCCATCGCCCGGCTGCTCGACCTGGGCGCGCAGCGGGTCGCGTACGTCGACGTCGACGTGCACCACGGCGACGGGGTGCAGCAGATCTTCTGGAACGACCCCCGGGTGCTCACCGTCAGCCTGCACGAGACGCCCCTGGCGCTGTTCCCCGGCACCGGGTTCCCCGACGAGACCGGCGGGCCGGGCGCGGAGGGCAGCGCGGTCAACGTGCCGCTGCCGCCGGGCATCGACGACGCCGGGTGGCAGCGCGCCTTCCACGCGATCGTCCCGTCGGTGCTGCGCGCGTTCCGGCCGCAGATCCTCGTCACCCAGTGCGGGGCGGACGCCCACCGCAACGATCCCCTGGCCGACCTGCACCTGTCGGTGGACGGGCAGCGCGCCACCTACCTGGCCCTGCGGGCGCTGGCCGACGAGTTGTGCGAGGGCCGCTGGGTGGCCACCGGTGGCGGCGGGTACGCGCTGGTCGAGGTGGTGCCGAGAGCGTGGACGCACCTGCTGGCCGTGGCGACCGGCGCACCGCTGGACCCGGCGACGCTGACCCCGCCGGCCTGGCGGGCGTTGGCGGCGGCCCGCCGGCCGGGCCACGAGGTGCCGTTGCGGATGACCGACGGGGTGGACCCCCGCCACGAGCCGTGGCAGCCGACGGGCGAACCCACGGCGGTGGACCGGGCCATCGCGGCGACCCGCAAGGCGGTGTTCCCGCTGCTCGGGCTCGACCCCCACGACCCGCGCGACTGA
- the nrdR gene encoding transcriptional regulator NrdR, whose product MRCPYCRHADSRVVDSREADDGQLIRRRRSCPECGKRFTTVEEAVLAVVKRSGVTEPFSRTKIVGGVRKACQGRPVDEDSIALLAQKVEETVRAKGAAEIPSHEVGLAILGPLRDLDEVAYMRFASVYRSFDSLADFEREIESLRAAARAREGAGAAEAAGLTS is encoded by the coding sequence ATGCGGTGTCCGTACTGCCGGCACGCCGACTCCCGGGTCGTCGACTCGCGGGAGGCCGACGACGGTCAGCTCATCCGGCGGCGGCGGTCCTGCCCGGAGTGCGGCAAGCGGTTCACCACCGTCGAGGAGGCGGTGCTCGCGGTGGTCAAGCGCAGCGGGGTGACGGAGCCGTTCAGCCGCACGAAGATCGTCGGCGGGGTGCGCAAGGCGTGCCAGGGCCGGCCGGTGGACGAGGACTCGATCGCTCTGCTCGCGCAGAAGGTCGAGGAGACCGTCCGGGCCAAGGGGGCCGCCGAGATCCCCAGCCACGAGGTGGGCCTGGCCATCCTGGGCCCCCTACGGGACCTGGACGAGGTGGCCTACATGAGGTTCGCCAGCGTCTACCGGTCGTTCGACTCGCTCGCCGACTTCGAGCGCGAGATCGAGTCGTTGCGGGCCGCGGCCCGCGCCCGCGAGGGCGCCGGGGCGGCCGAGGCCGCCGGCCTCACCAGCTGA
- the lexA gene encoding transcriptional repressor LexA, with amino-acid sequence MTDDRASRPKNPQQITEAGPPATRRRSAARSRAGQPAVRAVTPVVSSFPDPVTVDLTARQRRILDFIRTWVERHGYPPSVREIGEAVGLVSPSSVAYQLKELEKKGFLRRDPNRPRAVDVRSPNDHVDDELSRSQRPTPAYVPMLGRIAAGGPILAEQSVEDVFPLPRELVGEGEVFMLQVKGDSMLDAAICDGDWVVVRQQPTADSGEIVAAMLDGEATVKTYRRRDGHVWLMPQNPAFDPIPGDDAVIMGRVVAVLRRI; translated from the coding sequence GTGACCGACGACCGGGCAAGCCGGCCGAAGAACCCGCAGCAGATCACCGAGGCGGGTCCACCGGCCACCCGACGCCGCAGCGCCGCGCGCAGCCGGGCCGGGCAGCCCGCCGTCCGCGCCGTCACCCCGGTGGTCAGTTCGTTCCCCGACCCGGTGACCGTCGACCTGACCGCCCGGCAGCGCCGCATCCTCGACTTCATCCGCACCTGGGTCGAGCGCCACGGCTACCCGCCGAGCGTGCGCGAGATCGGCGAGGCCGTCGGGCTCGTGTCGCCGTCCAGCGTCGCCTACCAGCTCAAGGAGCTGGAGAAGAAGGGCTTCCTGCGCCGCGACCCGAACCGGCCGCGCGCGGTGGACGTCCGCTCCCCCAACGACCACGTCGACGACGAGCTGAGCCGCTCCCAGCGGCCCACCCCGGCCTACGTGCCGATGCTCGGCCGGATCGCCGCCGGTGGCCCGATCCTCGCGGAGCAGTCGGTGGAGGACGTCTTCCCCCTGCCCCGCGAGCTGGTCGGCGAGGGCGAGGTCTTCATGCTCCAGGTCAAGGGTGACTCGATGCTCGACGCCGCGATCTGCGACGGCGACTGGGTCGTGGTGCGGCAACAGCCGACCGCCGACTCCGGTGAGATCGTCGCCGCCATGCTCGACGGCGAGGCCACGGTGAAGACCTACCGCCGGCGCGACGGGCACGTCTGGCTGATGCCGCAGAACCCGGCCTTCGACCCGATCCCCGGCGACGACGCCGTGATCATGGGCCGGGTCGTCGCGGTGCTGCGCCGGATCTGA
- a CDS encoding NAD-dependent malic enzyme: MAITRLPSAGFSITIRIAVPADASSIGRLTTCVGEAGAIVTALDVVDSDPSHVIVDLTCDTADAGHADQVVDALTALDGVDVRKVSDRTFLLHLGGKIEVSPKVALRNRDELSRAYTPGVARVCQAIAENPADARRLTIKRNTVAVVSDGSAVLGLGNLGPAASLPVMEGKAALFKRFGGVDAWPVVLDTQDTDEIVAIVKAIAPAYGGINLEDIAAPRCFEIEARLREALDIPVFHDDQHGTAICVLAALTNALRVVGKQLADVRVVVSGAGAAGTAIMKLLLRQGVGDIVAYDRQGALHRGLTGLNPAWQWLAENTNRDNYSGDLAGAVRGADVFIGVSAPNLLTGDDVATMAPDAIVFALANPDPEVDPREARKHAAVVATGRSDQPNQINNVLAFPGVFRGMLDAHAEEFTEEMALAAARAIADVVGEEKINPTVIVPSVFDPRVAPAVAAAVRAAAQNPGAAIPPAADPGPADLPEVAATASATP; encoded by the coding sequence GTGGCCATCACCCGACTGCCCAGCGCCGGATTCTCGATCACGATCCGGATCGCGGTGCCGGCCGACGCCTCCTCCATCGGGCGACTGACCACCTGCGTCGGCGAGGCGGGGGCAATCGTCACCGCCCTGGACGTGGTCGACTCCGACCCCAGCCACGTGATCGTCGACCTGACCTGCGACACGGCCGACGCGGGGCACGCCGACCAGGTGGTCGACGCCCTCACCGCCCTCGACGGGGTGGACGTGCGGAAGGTCTCCGACCGCACCTTCCTGCTGCACCTCGGCGGCAAGATCGAGGTCAGCCCGAAGGTGGCGTTGCGCAACCGGGACGAACTGTCCCGGGCGTACACCCCGGGGGTGGCGCGGGTCTGCCAGGCCATCGCGGAGAACCCCGCCGACGCCCGTCGACTGACCATCAAGCGCAACACGGTCGCGGTGGTCAGCGACGGCTCGGCGGTGTTGGGCCTGGGCAACCTCGGTCCGGCCGCGTCGCTGCCCGTGATGGAGGGCAAGGCGGCGCTGTTCAAGCGCTTCGGCGGGGTGGACGCCTGGCCGGTGGTGCTCGACACCCAGGACACCGACGAGATCGTGGCGATCGTGAAGGCGATCGCGCCCGCGTACGGCGGGATCAACCTGGAGGACATCGCCGCGCCGCGCTGCTTCGAGATCGAGGCCCGGCTGCGCGAGGCGCTGGACATCCCGGTCTTCCACGACGACCAGCACGGCACCGCGATCTGCGTGCTCGCGGCGCTGACCAATGCGCTGCGCGTGGTGGGCAAGCAACTCGCGGACGTACGGGTGGTGGTGTCCGGCGCGGGCGCGGCCGGCACCGCGATCATGAAGCTGCTGCTGCGGCAGGGCGTGGGCGACATCGTCGCGTACGACCGGCAGGGCGCCCTGCACCGCGGCCTGACCGGGCTCAACCCGGCCTGGCAGTGGCTGGCCGAGAACACCAACAGGGACAACTACTCGGGCGACCTGGCCGGGGCGGTCCGCGGCGCGGACGTCTTCATCGGGGTGAGCGCACCGAACCTGCTGACCGGTGACGACGTCGCCACGATGGCGCCGGACGCGATCGTGTTCGCGCTGGCGAACCCCGACCCGGAGGTGGATCCCCGGGAGGCGCGCAAGCACGCCGCGGTGGTCGCCACCGGCCGCTCCGACCAGCCGAACCAGATCAACAACGTGCTCGCCTTCCCCGGCGTGTTCCGGGGCATGCTGGACGCGCACGCCGAGGAGTTCACCGAGGAGATGGCGCTCGCCGCCGCCCGCGCCATCGCGGACGTGGTCGGCGAGGAGAAGATCAACCCGACGGTGATCGTGCCCAGTGTGTTCGACCCGCGGGTGGCCCCGGCGGTCGCGGCGGCTGTCCGCGCCGCCGCGCAGAACCCGGGCGCGGCCATCCCGCCGGCCGCCGACCCGGGTCCCGCCGACCTGCCCGAGGTCGCCGCCACCGCCAGCGCCACGCCGTAG
- a CDS encoding vitamin B12-dependent ribonucleotide reductase, with protein sequence MSGDGVTTSRARSKAGAGLKVERVWTTEGVHPYDEVAWERRDVVMTNWRDGSINFEQRGVEFPETWSVNAANIVTTKYFRGAVGTPEREWSLRQLIDRVVTTYRTAGEEHGYFASPADAEVFGHELTWMLLHQVFSFNSPVWFNVGTRSPQQVSACFILAVDDSMDSILDWYKEEGLIFKGGSGSGVNLSRIRSSRELLSSGGNASGPVSFMRGADASAGTIKSGGATRRAAKMVILDVDHPDIQEFVVTKAREEDKIRALRDAGFDMDLGGTDIVSVQYQNANNSVRVSDEFMTAVENGGGFDLRGRLDGATIETIDAKKLFRSISEAAWECADPGLQYDDTINDWHTCPETGRITASNPCSEYLHLDNSSCNLASLNLMKFLRADGGFEVEKFVRSVELVITAMDISICFADFPTEKIGETTRAYRQLGIGYANLGALLMASGLPYDSEQGRSVSAAITSLMTGTAYRRSAELAGIVGAYDGYARNAEPHKRVMRKHAAANDEIRPSGTVATAIVREATKQWTQGNKIGDRFGWRNSQASVLAPTGTIGLMMDCDTTGVEPDLALVKFKKLVGGGSMQIVNQTVPRALRSLGYPEEQVEAIVEHIADHGHVVDAPGLKPEHYPVFDCAMGERSIAPMGHVRMMAAVQPFISGAISKTVNMPEAATVEDVEKIYFEGWKLGLKALAIYRDNCKVGQPLSVAKPNKTASPVEAPAAEVEKVVEKVVEYRPVRKRLPKKRPSETISFSVGGAEGYLTASSYPDDGLGEVFLKMSKQGSTLAGVMDAFSVAISIGLQYGVPLETFVSKFTNMRFEPAGMTDDPDVRMAASVMDYIFRRLALDFLPYERRAELGIFTARERAAQLAAEAEAEASGADLTAMAASAPVEVPAESKTGPVAQPAQETADIAAAAPAPPVGSSTELLEAVIGKAADAPLCFTCGTKMRPAGSCYVCEGCGSTSGCS encoded by the coding sequence ATGTCGGGGGATGGTGTGACAACAAGCAGGGCACGCAGCAAGGCCGGCGCAGGGCTGAAGGTCGAGCGGGTCTGGACGACCGAGGGTGTGCACCCGTACGACGAGGTCGCCTGGGAACGGCGCGACGTCGTGATGACGAACTGGCGGGACGGCTCGATCAACTTCGAGCAGCGCGGGGTGGAGTTCCCCGAGACCTGGAGCGTCAACGCGGCGAACATCGTGACCACCAAGTACTTCCGGGGGGCCGTGGGCACCCCCGAGCGGGAGTGGTCGCTGCGGCAACTGATCGACCGCGTGGTCACCACCTACCGCACGGCCGGCGAGGAGCACGGCTACTTCGCCTCCCCGGCCGACGCCGAGGTGTTCGGCCACGAACTGACCTGGATGCTGCTGCACCAGGTGTTCAGCTTCAACTCGCCGGTGTGGTTCAACGTCGGTACGCGGTCACCGCAGCAGGTCAGCGCGTGTTTCATCCTCGCCGTCGACGACTCGATGGACTCCATCCTGGACTGGTACAAGGAGGAGGGGCTGATCTTCAAGGGCGGTTCCGGCTCCGGGGTGAACCTGTCCCGGATCCGCTCGTCCCGGGAGCTGCTGTCCTCCGGCGGTAACGCCTCCGGTCCGGTCAGCTTCATGCGCGGTGCGGACGCCTCCGCCGGCACCATCAAGTCCGGCGGTGCCACCCGGCGCGCGGCGAAGATGGTCATCCTCGACGTGGACCACCCGGACATCCAGGAGTTCGTGGTCACCAAGGCGCGCGAGGAGGACAAGATCCGCGCGCTGCGTGACGCCGGGTTCGACATGGACCTCGGCGGCACCGACATCGTCAGCGTGCAGTACCAGAACGCCAACAACTCCGTCCGGGTCTCCGACGAGTTCATGACGGCGGTGGAGAACGGCGGCGGGTTCGACCTGCGGGGTCGGCTCGACGGGGCGACCATCGAGACGATCGACGCGAAGAAGCTGTTCCGCTCCATCTCCGAGGCCGCCTGGGAGTGCGCCGACCCCGGCCTGCAGTACGACGACACGATCAACGACTGGCACACCTGCCCGGAGACCGGCCGGATCACCGCGTCCAACCCGTGCTCGGAGTACCTGCACCTGGACAACTCCTCGTGCAACCTCGCCTCGCTCAACCTGATGAAGTTCCTCCGCGCCGACGGCGGCTTCGAGGTGGAGAAGTTCGTCCGCAGCGTCGAACTGGTCATCACCGCGATGGACATCTCGATCTGCTTCGCCGACTTCCCGACCGAGAAGATCGGCGAGACCACCCGCGCGTACCGGCAGCTCGGCATCGGGTACGCCAACCTCGGCGCGCTGCTGATGGCCTCGGGCCTGCCGTACGACTCGGAGCAGGGCCGTTCGGTCTCCGCAGCGATCACCTCGCTGATGACCGGCACCGCGTACCGCCGCTCGGCCGAGCTCGCCGGCATCGTCGGCGCGTACGACGGCTACGCCCGCAACGCGGAGCCGCACAAGCGGGTCATGCGCAAGCACGCCGCCGCCAACGACGAGATCAGGCCGTCCGGCACGGTGGCGACCGCGATCGTCCGGGAGGCCACGAAGCAGTGGACCCAGGGCAACAAGATCGGTGACCGGTTCGGCTGGCGCAACTCGCAGGCCAGCGTGCTCGCCCCGACCGGCACCATCGGCCTGATGATGGACTGCGACACCACCGGCGTGGAGCCGGACCTGGCGCTGGTCAAGTTCAAGAAGCTGGTCGGCGGCGGCTCGATGCAGATCGTCAACCAGACCGTGCCGCGTGCCCTGCGCAGCCTCGGCTACCCCGAGGAGCAGGTCGAGGCGATCGTCGAGCACATCGCCGACCACGGCCACGTCGTGGACGCCCCCGGTCTGAAGCCGGAGCACTACCCGGTCTTCGACTGTGCGATGGGTGAGCGGTCCATCGCGCCGATGGGTCACGTGCGGATGATGGCGGCCGTCCAGCCGTTCATCTCGGGTGCCATCTCCAAGACGGTCAACATGCCCGAGGCGGCCACCGTCGAGGACGTCGAGAAGATCTACTTCGAGGGCTGGAAGCTCGGCCTGAAGGCCCTGGCCATCTACCGGGACAACTGCAAGGTCGGCCAGCCCCTGTCGGTGGCGAAGCCGAACAAGACCGCGTCGCCGGTCGAGGCCCCGGCCGCCGAGGTCGAGAAGGTCGTGGAGAAGGTCGTCGAGTACCGCCCGGTGCGCAAGCGGCTGCCGAAGAAGCGTCCCTCCGAGACCATCTCCTTCTCCGTCGGCGGGGCCGAGGGCTACCTGACCGCCTCGTCGTACCCGGACGACGGCCTCGGCGAGGTCTTCCTCAAGATGTCGAAGCAGGGTTCGACCCTGGCCGGCGTGATGGACGCCTTCTCGGTGGCCATCTCCATCGGCCTCCAGTACGGCGTCCCGCTGGAGACGTTCGTCAGCAAGTTCACCAACATGCGCTTCGAGCCGGCGGGCATGACCGACGACCCGGACGTGCGGATGGCCGCTTCGGTGATGGACTACATCTTCCGCCGGCTGGCGCTGGACTTCCTGCCGTACGAGCGCCGCGCGGAACTGGGCATCTTCACCGCCAGGGAGCGGGCCGCCCAGTTGGCGGCCGAGGCGGAGGCAGAGGCGAGCGGTGCGGACCTCACCGCGATGGCCGCCTCCGCCCCGGTCGAGGTGCCGGCCGAGTCGAAGACCGGCCCGGTCGCCCAGCCGGCCCAGGAGACCGCCGACATCGCCGCCGCCGCGCCGGCGCCGCCGGTGGGCTCCAGCACCGAGCTGCTGGAGGCCGTGATCGGCAAGGCCGCCGACGCTCCGCTGTGCTTCACCTGCGGTACGAAGATGCGCCCGGCCGGCAGCTGCTACGTCTGTGAGGGCTGCGGCTCCACCAGCGGCTGTAGCTGA
- a CDS encoding metal-dependent transcriptional regulator encodes MKSHDLVDTTEMYLRTILELEEEGVPPLRARIAERLHQSGPTVSQTVARMERDGLLTVEGDRHLALTPLGRGTAVAVMRKHRLAELLLVNVIGMPYEEAHEEACRWEHVMSDAVEKRVYDLLNRPTRSPYGNPIPGLEELGSPEPASSESAETERNLAFPGLSGPVVVRRICESVQTDADVLRQLHAAGVDPGATVTVAQERDGVSIDRSGDRVRLPREVASRVFVAAR; translated from the coding sequence ATGAAGTCTCACGACCTGGTCGACACGACCGAGATGTACTTGCGCACCATCCTCGAACTCGAGGAGGAGGGCGTGCCGCCGCTGCGCGCCCGGATCGCCGAGCGACTGCACCAGAGTGGCCCCACCGTCAGCCAGACCGTCGCCCGGATGGAGCGCGACGGTCTGCTCACCGTCGAGGGCGACCGGCATCTTGCGCTGACCCCGCTGGGCCGCGGCACCGCCGTCGCCGTGATGCGCAAGCACCGGCTCGCCGAACTGCTGCTGGTCAACGTGATCGGGATGCCCTACGAGGAGGCCCACGAGGAGGCCTGCCGCTGGGAGCACGTGATGAGCGACGCGGTCGAGAAGCGGGTGTACGACCTGCTCAACCGGCCGACCCGCTCGCCGTACGGCAACCCGATCCCCGGGCTGGAGGAGCTGGGCTCGCCCGAGCCGGCCAGCAGCGAGTCGGCCGAGACGGAGCGCAACCTGGCCTTCCCCGGCCTGAGCGGCCCGGTCGTGGTGCGGCGGATCTGCGAGAGCGTGCAGACCGACGCGGACGTGCTGCGGCAGTTGCACGCGGCCGGGGTCGACCCGGGCGCGACGGTCACCGTGGCGCAGGAGCGCGACGGGGTCTCCATCGACCGTTCCGGTGACCGGGTCCGACTGCCCCGCGAGGTGGCCTCCCGGGTCTTCGTCGCCGCCAGGTGA